A single window of Aspergillus puulaauensis MK2 DNA, chromosome 5, nearly complete sequence DNA harbors:
- a CDS encoding GNAT family N-acetyltransferase (COG:S;~EggNog:ENOG410PQ9C;~InterPro:IPR000182,IPR016181;~PFAM:PF13302;~go_function: GO:0008080 - N-acetyltransferase activity [Evidence IEA]), which yields MSESSFCYGQPRLENDLVSLEPFNPTHHVTKFMAQKREHPELFQYVLFPDISTDEEFLEKVYKEHIATAPGECLYAIIDKTYTPEGQGQNQEQDPSANYAGTIALSNTNTDNASTEIGIVIFPSFQRTHVASNAIGLLLRYTLDPPSLRGLGIRRVEWKCHTANEASKRVALRMGFTLEGVLRWDRAFHGPFGVPVDALEKRNGTTGEARGRHTAVFSIVWDEWEEKRVRVLEQLERTK from the exons ATGTCTGAATCCTCGTTCTGCTACGGACAGCCTCGCCTCGAGAATGATCTCGTGTCCCTCGAACCGTTCAAT CCCACGCATCACGTCACAAAATTTATGGCGCAGAAAAGGGAACATCCAGAGCTATTCCAATATGTGTTGTTCCCTGATATCTCAACCGACGAAGAGTTTCTCGAAAAGGTATACAAAGAGCACATCGCCACTGCACCAGGCGAGTGTCTCTATGCAATTATCGACAAGACCTACACGCCcgaaggccaaggccagAACCAGGAACAGGATCCTAGTGCAAACTACGCAGGAACAATAGCTCTGTCAAACACAAACACGGACAATGCGTCTACCGAGATAGGGATTGTGATCTTCCCGTCGTTCCAGCGTACGCATGTCGCGAGCAATGCTATCGGGCTTTTGCTGCGCTACACACTCGACCCGCCTTCCTTGCGCGGATTAGGGATTCGGCGTGTTGAGTGGAAGTGTCATACAGCCAACGAGGCGTCGAAGAGGGTTGCGCTGCGGATGGGATTCACCCTTGAAGGAGTACTGCGCTGGGACAGGGCGTTTCACGGGCCGTTTGGAGTTCCTGTTGATGCTCTTGAGAAGAGGAATGGGACGACCGGTGAGGCGAGGGGGAGACATACCGCTGTGTTTTCGATTGTTTGGGAtgagtgggaggagaagcgTGTTAGGGTTTTGGAACAGTTGGAAAGGACGAAATAG
- a CDS encoding acyl-CoA dehydrogenase family protein (COG:I;~EggNog:ENOG410PKJP;~InterPro:IPR006091,IPR006089,IPR001199,IPR009075, IPR037069,IPR009100,IPR036400,IPR018506,IPR036250, IPR013786;~PFAM:PF02770,PF00173,PF00441,PF02771;~go_function: GO:0003995 - acyl-CoA dehydrogenase activity [Evidence IEA];~go_function: GO:0016627 - oxidoreductase activity, acting on the CH-CH group of donors [Evidence IEA];~go_function: GO:0020037 - heme binding [Evidence IEA];~go_function: GO:0050660 - flavin adenine dinucleotide binding [Evidence IEA];~go_process: GO:0055114 - oxidation-reduction process [Evidence IEA]): MSKTFTRAEVAQHTTEDSLWCIIDHRVYDLTDFLDAHPGGSVVLAQIAGKDATTDFYNLHRQDVLTKYRSQLCIGTIADETPEVIEPTATSLSPVPYAEPLWLRPGFKSPYYKESHRRLQKAIREFTSLHVTAEAQEKERDGSYISQELIDKMAESNVLAMRLGPGKHLHGRKLLGGVVDGKEFDYLHDLIIAQEMVRVNARGFQDGNMAGMVISLTAVQNWLRNEPLRQRITEEVLSGKKKMCLAVTEAFAGSDVAGLRTTAEKTPDGKHYIVNGTKKWITNGMWADYFVTACRTEKGFSVLLIPRDDNVETNQIKTSYSTTAGTAFVEFNNVKVPVENLLGDEHKGFIVVMSNFNHERFMMVCAVVRATMNVVEECMKWCNQRIVFGKRLVDQPVIRQKLARMISLTESNQAWLESIAYQMCNMTYAEQSKLLGGPIGLLKSHVTRCAGEVAEQATNIFGGRGITQSGMGRVIEMFNRTYKFDAILGGTEEILADLGVRQAFKTFPKAML; this comes from the exons ATGTCCAAGACATTCACCCGCGCCGAAGTCGCCCAGCACACAACTGAGGACTCCCTCTGGTGCATCATCGACCACCGCGTCTACGACCTCaccgacttcctcgacgcccACCCAGGCGGCAGCGTCGTGCTGGCCCAAATCGCCGGAAAAGACGCAACAACCGACTTCTACAACCTGCACCGGCAGGACGTGCTCACAAAGTACCGCTCGCAGCTCTGCATCGGGACAATCGCCGACGAGACACCGGAAGTCATCGAGCCGACGGCTACCTCGCTGAGCCCAGTGCCCTACGCCGAGCCATTATGGCTGCGCCCTGGGTTCAAGAGCCCGTATTATAAGGAGAGCCATCGCCGGCTGCAGAAGGCGATTAGGGAGTTTACGTCGCTGCATGTTACGGCTGAGGCGCAGGAGAAGGAGCGCGATGGGTCGTATATCAGCCAGGAGCTTATTGATAAGATGGCGGAGAGTAATGTGCTGGCTATGAGGTTGGGGCCTGGGAAGCATCTCCATGGGCGGAAGTTGttgggtggtgttgttgatgggaaGGAGTTTGATTACCTGCATGATTTGATTATCGCGCAGGAGATGGTCAGGGTTAATGCCAGAG GTTTCCAGGATGGAAATATGGCCGGCATGGTGATTAGTTTGACGGCCGTGCAGAACTGGCTGCGGAATGAGCCGCTCCGACAAAGGATCACAGAAGAGGTTCTCTcgggcaagaagaagatgtgTCTCGCTGTCACAGAGGCGTTCGCCGGTAGTGATGTCGCCGGCCTGCGGACGACAGCCGAGAAGACTCCAGATGGGAAACACTACATTGTCAACGGAACCAA AAAATGGATCACGAACGGTATGTGGGCCGACTACTTCGTAACAGCGTGCCGCACAGAAAAAGGCTTCTCGGTTCTGCTCATCCCGCGCGACGACAACGTCGAGACGAACCAGATCAAGACCTCATACTCGACCACGGCCGGAACAGCGTTTGTCGAGTTCAACAACGTCAAGGTCCCCGTCGAGAACCTTCTCGGCGATGAGCACAAGGGTTTCATCGTGGTCATGTCGAACTTCAACCACGAGCGCTTCATGATGGTGTGCGCGGTTGTCCGAGCCACCATGAACGTCGTCGAGGAGTGCATGAAGTGGTGTAACCAGCGCATTGTCTTCGGAAAGAGACTGGTCGACCAGCCTGTAATTAGACAGAA ACTCGCCCGAATGATCTCCCTAACAGAATCAAACCAAGCCTGGCTCGAATCCATCGCATACCAAATGTGCAACATGACCTACGCCGAACAGTCCAAGCTTCTAGGTGGGCCAATCGGTCTACTAAAGTCCCACGTCACCCGGTGCGCCGGCGAGGTCGCTGAACAGGCCACGAATATCTTCGGGGGGCGTGGTATCACGCAGTCAGGCATGGGCAGAGTCATTGAGATGTTCAACCGCACGTACAAATTCGATGCGATTCTCGGTGGGACAGAAGAGATCCTGGCGGACTTGGGTGTGAGACAGGCGTTTAAGACGTTCCCGAAGGCGATGCTgtag
- a CDS encoding uncharacterized protein (COG:S;~EggNog:ENOG410PWGD;~InterPro:IPR036864,IPR021858,IPR001138;~PFAM:PF00172,PF11951;~go_function: GO:0000981 - DNA-binding transcription factor activity, RNA polymerase II-specific [Evidence IEA];~go_function: GO:0008270 - zinc ion binding [Evidence IEA];~go_process: GO:0006355 - regulation of transcription, DNA-templated [Evidence IEA]): MPRAGPACMTCREKCRKCDRGRPSCQRCISKGLVCRGYPDQFRFCGIASRGKWKDARIPAADKDIPSQAQESPNSGEEQLHTIISAGSTPPMPEPRRSKRLTIDAMLVDSAPVEEDITTLLKSSQTKTLIHHYDNFICCHQLAEIGDEKDNPYRAYIMPLAKKQIGLLYAVLGFSAVHLGRLTEDTTLHETTAVEYRMKAIRALGEQIYKSQTTSLPEEEQDAIFATIQILLLHDIAETGISEHGVHITGAMSVCKSILAAEGFNGRRQRAVFFIGNLAWLDIIRAFSGTRRLCFTQDIREMVASASGDRFELVNGCPREIFLVIGRVLDKAKEYKNGWTTDDDFRSALLLANRELYSWNPRDKTYPSADPRWRKVAVAFQFACILHVHRLLDPLRPARSPEIQEAVAKILDSTADIPADCSLIELLILPLFMAGADSLSPHSQYYVLARYREIERRSEMRNPVPTDLLKQLWAARSEQAPGHEENISWRDFTCFPQLTRQHDFLII; the protein is encoded by the exons ATGCCACGCGCCG GCCCCGCTTGTATGACCTGTCGGGAAAAATGTCGCAAATGTGACCGCGGCCGACCTAGCTGCCAGCGCTGCATTTCCAAGGGCCTTGTGTGTCGCGGGTACCCCGATCAATTCCGCTTCTGCGGTATTGCCAGTCGCGGGAAGTGGAAAGATGCACGCATTCCTGCGGCTGACAAGGACATCCCCAGCCAGGCGCAAGAAAGTCCAAATTCAGGCGAGGAGCAGCTGCATACGATTATCAGCGCTGGATCTACCCCGCCTATGCCTGAGCCGCGGAGGTCGAAGCGGCTGACGATCGATGCCATGTTGGTGGACTCTGcgccggtggaggaggatattACGACGTTGCTTAAATCAAGTCAAACGAAGACTCTTATTCATCACT ATGATAACTTTATTTGCTGCCACCAGTTGGCGGAGATTGGGGACGAGAAGGATAACCCGTACAGAGCGTACATTATGCCCTTAGCTAAAAAGCAAATCGGGCTGCTATATGCCGTTCTGGGCTTTTCTGCCGTGCATCTTGGAAGGCTTACGGAGGACACCACTCTGCATGAAACGACGGCCGTTGAGTACAGAATGAAGGCGATCCGCGCTTTGGGCGAGCAGATCTACAAGAGCCAGACTACGTCATTaccggaggaggagcaggatgcTATTTTTGCAACGATCCAGATTTTATTACTGCATGAT ATTGCGGAAACTGGGATATCTGAGCATGGGGTTCACATCACAGGGGCAATGTCTGTGTGTAAAAGCATTCTCGCTGCAGAGGGATTCAACGGTCGGCGGCAGAGAGCTGTTTTCTTCATAGGTAATCTTGCCTG gctAGATATTATCCGAGCCTTTTCTGGAACTAGACGGCTCTGCTTTACCCAAGATATCCGCGAGATGGTCGCCAGTGCCAGCGGCGATAGATTCGAACTGGTCAATGGCTGCCCGCGAGAgatcttcctcgtcattggACGAGTTCTGGATAAAGCAAAGGAGTACAAAAACGGCTGGACAACTGACGACGACTTCCGTTCCGCATTACTCCTCGCGAACCGGGAGCTATACTCCTGGAACCCGAGAGACAAAACATACCCAAGTGCAGACCCGCGTTGGCGGAAGGTGGCCGTGGCGTTTCAGTTTGCCTGTATACTGCATGTACATCGATTGCTGGACCCATTACGGCCGGCAAGAAGTCCTGAGATACAAGAAGCTGTCGCAAAGATTCTGGATTCGACGGCTGATATTCCTGCCGACTGTTCCCTGATCGAGCTGCTAATCCTTCCGTTGTTCATGGCGGGCGCGGACTCGCTTTCTCCGCATTCACAATATTATGTCCTTGCAAGGTACAGGGAAATAGAACGACGATCCGAGATGCGCAACCCTGTACCGACCGATCTCTTGAAGCAGCTGTGGGCAGCTCGCTCTGAGCAGGCGCCTGGCCACGAGGAGAACATTTCCTGGCGAGATTTT ACCTGTTTCCCGCAATTGACGCGACAGCATGATTTCCTGATAATTTGA
- a CDS encoding uncharacterized protein (COG:S;~EggNog:ENOG410PJ36;~InterPro:IPR019734,IPR011990;~go_function: GO:0005515 - protein binding [Evidence IEA]), whose amino-acid sequence MSFRLERQHTEDNKEMKLEENKHADFDFTNKNTTKKSETDSKSQHNKDNDSSQNAVQRITIPEDAAAYIAAKRKGSLEVSLAGPTKDSSKVSASASIVGEAGTVDEESPGCAHPAFELYWIKEHLLRRKKSLDGCCDEVPEYEVVRYFDCDANPKYQHVHPGTVTVQGYGIELWDYERTHGSGLRDVEKNYFYHIGELPEPGAKELIRRLNELRNEDEGRALGENLDYDEADLEEFVGDSALAIADGERSIDAMLYVCLAVLNREDTFKNLATRFTIAQEWTHLQGEGILGIMGFFWQMVITGEIARRLDRSSAPIKEQSQMDGMSLQVVASLIVYDLWIRNVDLKISDELPMPPAKDVSSEERIEAEVLLRMAEKFMADTRPDVAAESLEEAVAIDPANVEYRRRRCRALHKTAELDALIGDEEDSEMRYAELTVEAKYLTQYAPDDWQAWELLAEAQTGRGALKKGLKAYEQAQSVATSEEDKKCLGSKIVEARVALVEEFLDSVRLEDKVEQHEALRGIRDWEYDFVGGIMRFHSNVHGRQEQGLVAFAKGIEWPHVDEATQRIGSVYDCLYTGGESNLPANIHDWLYGLVLPGRFFAYNLMACLAICTPSLSLGVPPSASHGLILGDISYWPIQTGMGRVLGGISGIGSLAGWIGPCYSVTLDVETEAESDRTTRWVFVGGERVDPGLQRSGEMLESFDNDGTASYIVEIKEPAKWTTPEPPVRDTSQYNLKAVYLKPAEEGQKAEFTARMIFEVNKPTPVEVPLQATPVFVVPPPCQPSDPTGHPIHDHELGINPGESWTPDRLLDDDVFDNARTADVLVINATGKGAEVMARAVCAFRGMNAVTRICGGPCFACTLKSARSLKINTVIWCD is encoded by the exons ATGTCTTTCCGTTTGGAACGACAACACACCGAAGATAACAAAGAAATGAAGCTTGAAGAGAACAAACATGCCGATTTCGATTTCACCAATAAAAATACCACCAAGAAGAGTGAAACCGACAGCAAGAGCCAGCATAATAAGGACAACGACAGCAGCCAGAATGCGGTGCAGAGAATCACTATACCAGAAGACGCCGCAGCTTACATTGCTGCCAAACGTAAAGGCAGTCTAGAGGTATCGCTGGCTGGACCGACCAAGGATAGCAGCAAGGTATCTGCCTCTGCTTCTATTGTCGGCGAGGCAGGGACGGTGGATGAGGAATCCCCCGGGTGTGCGCACCCTGCATTTG AGTTATACTGGATAAAAGAGCATCTTTTGCGGCGGAAGAAAAGCCTAGATGGCTGCTGTGACGAGGTCCCCGAATACGAAGTTGTGCGGTACTTCGACTGCGACGCGAATCCGAAGTACCAGCATGTACATCCTGGGACGGTGACAGTGCAGGGATACGGAATAGAGCTGTGGGACTACGAGCGGACACACGGCTCTGGACTAAGGGATGTGGagaagaattatttttatcaCATTGGTGAGCTCCCAGAGCCAGGCGCTAAAGAACTCATCAGACGGCTGAATGAGCTGCGGAACGAAGATGAGGGAAGAGCGCTGGGCGAGAATCTGGACTACGACGAGGCAGACCTTGAAGAGTTTGTAGGGGATTCCGCACTTGCAATTGCAGACGGGGAGAGGAGCATTGATGCGATGTTGTATGTGTGTCTTGCTGTGCTGAATCGGGAGGACACGTTCAAGAATCTCGCCACGCGGTTTACCATTGCGCAGGAGTGGACTCATTTACAGGGGGAAGGCATATTGGGGATAatgggcttcttctggcaGATGGTAATCACGGGTGAGATTGCGAGGCGTTTGGACAGGAGCAGCGCGCCGATAAAAGAGCAGAGCCAGATGGATGGGATGTCGCTCCAGGTGGTTGCGTCGCTGATTGTGTACGACTTGTGGATACGGAATGTCGATTTGAAGATTAGCGACGAACTGCCGATGCCACCGGCCAAGGATGTCTCATCCGAGGAGCGTATAGAGGCAGAAGTGTTGCTTCGAATGGCTGAAAAGTTCATGGCAGACACCCGGCCGGACGTAGCTGCAGAATCCCTCGAAGAGGCTGTAGCTATTGATCCTGCCAACGTCGAATATCGGCGCAGAAGATGCCGTGCGCTCCATAAGACGGCCGAGCTCGACGCGCTTAtaggagatgaggaggactCGGAGATGCGGTATGCCGAACTTACAGTGGAGGCCAAATACTTGACTCAGTATGCCCCCGATGACTGGCAAGCGTGGGAACTCCTGGCCGAAGCACAGACGGGGCGTGGAGCACTGAAGAAGGGACTGAAAGCCTATGAACAGGCCCAGTCTGTTGCAACAAGtgaggaggacaagaagtGCCTGGGCAGCAAGATCGTCGAAGCGCGAGTTGCCCTCGTGGAAGAGTTCCTCGACTCGGTACGGCTGGAAGACAAGGTAGAACAGCACGAAGCTCTGAGGGGTATAAGAGACTGGGAATATGACTTTGTAGGCGGAATTATGAGATTCCATTCTAACGTACATGGACGTCAAGAGCAAGGGCTGGTAGCGTTTGCAAAGGGCATCGAATGGCCGCATGTTGATGAAGCTACACAAAGGATTGGGAGCGTCTACGACTGTCTTTACACTGGTGGCGAAAGCAACTTGCCGGCCAACATTCACGACTGGTTGTATGGTCTGGTGCTACCGGGGAGGTTCTTTGCGTACAATTTgatggcctgcttggccaTATGTACCCCTTCTCTGTCCCTCGGTGTCCCGCCGAGTGCCAGTCATGGTCTGATTCTGGGGGATATCTCATATTGGCCCATACAGACCGGGATGGGCCGCGTCTTGGGTGGCATCTCGGGCATAGGAtcactggctggctggataGGGCCCTGCTATTCCGTCACGCTTGATGTAGAAACGGAGGCTGAGAGTGATAGAACGACGAGGTGGGTGTTTGTAGGTGGAGAGCGTGTGGACCCAGGGCTGCAGAGAAGCGGCGAAATGCTGGAATCGTTCGACAACGATGGCACAGCTTCTTATATAGTCGAGATCAAGGAGCCCGCGAAATGGACGACGCCTGAGCCTCCAGTCCGAGATACCAGCCAGTACAACCTGAAAGCCGTCTACCTGAAGCCCGCCGAAGAGGGTCAAAAAGCCGAATTTACTGCGAGAATGATATTCGAAGTGAATAAACCGACACCAGTTGAGGTCCCTTTACAGGCTACCCCAGTTTTCGTCGTGCCTCCCCCGTGTCAGCCATCTGATCCCACAGGGCACCCTATCCATGACCATGAGCTGGGAATAAACCCAGGGGAGAGCTGGACTCCAGACAGACTTTTAGACGACGATGTGTTCGACAATGCTCGTACCGCCGATGTACTTGTTATCAATGCCACCGGTAAAGGGGCTGAGGTTATGGCTCGTGCAGTATGTGCTTTCCGTGGGATGAATGCAGTGACTCGGATATGTGGAGGTCCTTGCTTTGCGTGTACTTTGAAGTCGGCGCGGTCGTTGAAGATTAACACTGTGATTTGGTGCGATTGA
- a CDS encoding sugar O-acetyltransferase (COG:E;~EggNog:ENOG410PU8G;~InterPro:IPR024688,IPR018357,IPR011004,IPR001451;~PFAM:PF14602,PF00132,PF12464;~go_function: GO:0016407 - acetyltransferase activity [Evidence IEA];~go_function: GO:0016740 - transferase activity [Evidence IEA]) gives MATSKEWQKMLNGELYWAWDADLQANRERCKEACKKFNEAGPVSRRRRVELWRDIVCDTRPMPPVNPDPAADEKLFEKTDPVVDPPISVDHGLNFKVGAGSFINFDTTVLDTCLITIGERVLFGPHIRIYGATHPMDPAERRGLEGPEAGKEIHIEDDVWIGGSAIILAGVRIGRGSTVGAGSVVTKDVPPFHFVAGNPARVIRKIESSMETEQPNAASGTA, from the exons ATGGCTACCTCGAAAGAATGGCAGAAGATGCTCAACGGCGAGCTCTACTGGGCCTGGGACGCCGATCTACAGGCTAATCGCGAGCGATGCAAAGAAGCTTGCAAAAAGTTCAATGAGGCAGGGCCAGTTTCTCGACGGCGGCGCGTCGAACTATGGCGAGA TATCGTTTGCGACACTCGCCCGATGCCGCCAGTAAATCCAGACCCAGCTGCCGATGAAAAGCTTTTCGAGAAAACCGACCCCGTCGTCGACCCCCCGATCTCCGTCGACCACGGGCTGAACTTCAAAGTCGGCGCGGGCAGCTTCATCAACTTCGACACGACCGTTCTCGACACGTGCTTGATTACAATTGGCGAGCGGGTGCTCTTTGGTCCTCACATTCGTATCTACGGTGCGACGCACCCGATGGATCCGGCTGAGCGGCGCGGACTGGAGGGGCCCGAGGCCGGAAAAGAAATCCACATTGAGGATGATGTGTGGATTGGAGGGAGTGCGATTATTCTTGCCGGTGTGAGGATTGGGCGGGGAAGTACAGTTGGTGCGGGCTCTGTTGTGACTAAG gatgttCCTCCGTTCCATTTTGTTGCTGGGAACCCCGCAAGGGTTATTCGCAAGATCGAGTCGAGCATGGAAACAGAGCAGCCGAATGCCGCATCTGGGACGGCGTAA